From a region of the Bradyrhizobium sp. KBS0727 genome:
- a CDS encoding class I SAM-dependent methyltransferase yields MLARDWYYNQRRQLGLDSAVASIYDRHDDSDLRARAALTMLGVQRGWRVADIGCGNGVLACEAALLGAEVDAIDISPAMLALAKIYARDRKVAVRTQPAGMLSFAYQPNSYDLIVSEFTLHHLPDFWKAVALARIFAALKPGANFYLRDIVFVSMPDGVERDVEQWADFTIKNHDFEHEGVVTHMRDEYSTFGWVIERMLTDIGFTLEAVDYHAPLHGTYLLRKPKPDQAS; encoded by the coding sequence ATGCTGGCGCGCGACTGGTACTACAATCAAAGGCGGCAGCTCGGACTCGATTCCGCGGTCGCCTCGATCTATGACCGGCATGACGACAGCGACCTCCGGGCGCGCGCGGCGCTCACCATGCTCGGCGTGCAGCGCGGCTGGCGCGTCGCCGATATCGGTTGCGGCAACGGCGTACTGGCCTGCGAGGCGGCGCTGCTCGGCGCCGAGGTCGACGCGATCGATATTTCGCCGGCGATGTTGGCGCTCGCCAAGATCTACGCGCGCGACCGCAAGGTAGCGGTCCGCACCCAGCCCGCGGGCATGCTGAGCTTCGCCTATCAGCCGAATTCATATGACCTGATCGTCAGCGAATTCACGCTGCACCATCTGCCGGATTTCTGGAAGGCGGTGGCGCTGGCGCGGATTTTCGCCGCGCTGAAGCCCGGCGCCAACTTCTACCTGCGCGACATCGTATTCGTCAGCATGCCCGACGGCGTCGAGCGCGATGTCGAGCAATGGGCGGATTTCACCATCAAGAACCACGACTTCGAGCACGAGGGCGTGGTTACCCATATGCGCGACGAATACTCGACCTTCGGCTGGGTGATCGAGCGCATGCTGACCGATATCGGATTCACGCTGGAAGCGGTCGATTATCACGCGCCGCTGCACGGCACCTATCTGCTGCGCAAACCGAAGCCGGACCAGGCGAGCTAG
- the ilvN gene encoding acetolactate synthase small subunit, with translation MNQPASAYFLEERHDPTEAHTLSVLVQNEPGVLARVIGLFSGRGYNIESLTVSETESQKHLSRITIVTTGTPMVIEQIKHQLDRMVPVYRVVDMTLTGRSIERELAMVKVRGGGDNRVEALRLADAFRARVIDATTESFVFEITGNSAKINQFIDLMRPLGLVEVSRTGVAAIGRGPEGM, from the coding sequence ATGAACCAGCCCGCATCCGCTTACTTCCTCGAAGAGCGGCACGATCCGACCGAAGCGCACACGCTTTCGGTGCTGGTGCAGAACGAGCCGGGCGTGCTCGCGCGCGTGATCGGACTGTTTTCGGGGCGCGGCTACAACATCGAAAGTCTCACCGTTTCCGAGACCGAGAGCCAGAAACATCTCTCCCGTATCACGATCGTCACGACGGGCACGCCGATGGTGATCGAGCAGATCAAGCACCAGCTCGACCGCATGGTCCCGGTCTATCGCGTCGTCGACATGACGCTGACCGGCCGTTCGATCGAGCGGGAACTGGCGATGGTCAAGGTGCGCGGCGGCGGCGACAACCGCGTCGAGGCGCTGCGGCTGGCGGATGCGTTCCGCGCCCGCGTGATCGATGCCACCACCGAAAGCTTCGTGTTCGAGATCACCGGCAATTCCGCCAAGATCAATCAGTTCATCGACCTGATGCGCCCGCTCGGCCTTGTCGAAGTGTCGCGCACCGGGGTTGCCGCGATCGGGCGCGGGCCTGAAGGGATGTGA
- a CDS encoding threonine dehydratase, which translates to MFDLSQLEHAHEVVAAAMPPTPAHAWPLLAQRLGATVIVKHENHTPIGAFKVRGGLVYVDRLKCERPGIAGLISATRGNHGQSLAFAAGRYRLPVTIYVPRGNSVEKNRAMHAFGAELIEHGEDFEAARLEATRQAEARGLEIVPSFHPDLVRGVATYALELLRTAPDLDVLYVPIGQGSGICGCILARDLLGRKTEIVGVQSTEAPSYALSFAAGTAVSTETSATLADGMATRVPDSDALAIICKGASRIVQVTDDEIAEAVRAYWTDTHNLAEGAGAAPLAAALQEKARNRGKRVGLILSGGNIDFDLFRRWVMPETTVVPDRMAV; encoded by the coding sequence ATGTTTGATCTCAGCCAGCTCGAGCACGCACATGAAGTCGTCGCGGCGGCAATGCCGCCGACGCCGGCGCATGCGTGGCCGCTGCTGGCGCAGCGGCTCGGCGCGACCGTGATCGTCAAGCATGAGAACCACACGCCGATCGGCGCCTTCAAGGTGCGCGGCGGGCTGGTTTACGTCGATCGCCTGAAGTGCGAGCGGCCCGGCATCGCCGGCTTGATTTCGGCGACCCGCGGCAATCACGGCCAGAGTCTTGCTTTCGCGGCCGGCCGCTACCGGCTGCCGGTGACGATCTATGTTCCGCGCGGCAACTCGGTTGAGAAAAACCGCGCCATGCACGCCTTCGGCGCCGAACTGATCGAGCATGGCGAGGATTTCGAGGCGGCGCGCCTCGAAGCCACCCGCCAGGCCGAGGCGCGCGGGCTTGAAATCGTGCCGTCGTTCCATCCCGATCTGGTTCGGGGCGTCGCGACCTACGCGCTCGAACTGCTGCGAACCGCGCCCGACCTCGACGTGCTCTATGTGCCGATCGGGCAGGGCTCCGGCATCTGCGGCTGCATCCTGGCGCGCGATCTGCTGGGACGGAAGACCGAAATCGTCGGCGTGCAGTCGACCGAAGCGCCGTCCTATGCGCTGTCGTTCGCGGCCGGCACCGCCGTCTCTACCGAGACCAGCGCCACGCTGGCCGACGGCATGGCGACGCGCGTGCCTGATTCCGACGCGTTGGCGATCATCTGCAAAGGCGCCTCGCGGATCGTGCAGGTCACCGATGACGAGATAGCCGAGGCCGTCCGTGCCTACTGGACCGACACCCATAACTTGGCCGAAGGCGCCGGCGCGGCCCCGCTTGCCGCGGCGCTGCAGGAAAAGGCCCGCAATCGCGGCAAGCGCGTCGGACTGATCCTGTCCGGCGGCAATATCGATTTCGATCTGTTTCGCAGGTGGGTGATGCCGGAGACGACCGTCGTTCCAGACAGGATGGCGGTGTGA
- a CDS encoding acetolactate synthase 3 large subunit, whose amino-acid sequence MTDKSHDPNQMSGAAMIVRALIDHGVQHLFGYPGGAVLPIYDEIFQQSEVEHILVRHEQGAGHAAEGYARSTGKPGVVLVTSGPGATNMVTPLTDALMDSIPLVCITGQVPTHLIGNDAFQECDTVGITRPCTKHNWLVRDVNDLAKVLHEAFYVATTGRPGPVLVDVPKDVQFAVGTYHPPRKSDVHVSYTPRVKGDAAQIRKAVALLASAKRPVIYSGGGVINSGPEASKLLRDLVEATGFPITSTLMGLGAYPATGKNWLGMLGMHGTYEANMTMHDCDVMLCVGARFDDRITGRVDAFSPNSKKIHIDIDPSSINKNIRVDVPIIGDCGNVLGDLLQVFKAEAKKPDIKAWWAEIAKWRARNSLSYKKSNDIILPQYAIEKLFEATRGRDTYITTEVGQHQMWAAQFFGFEEPHRWMTSGGLGTMGYGLPAALGVQVAHRDSLVIDIAGDASVQMTMQEMSTAVQYELPIKIFILNNQYMGMVRQWQQLLHGNRLSHSYSEALPDFVKLADAFGCVGLQAIKPGDLDGAIKEMISIKRPVLFDCRVAALENCFPMIPSGKAHNEMLLPVEATDEATAAAFAGGKALV is encoded by the coding sequence ATGACCGACAAGAGCCACGATCCGAACCAGATGTCCGGCGCCGCGATGATCGTGCGCGCGCTCATCGATCATGGCGTCCAGCACCTGTTCGGCTATCCCGGCGGCGCGGTGCTTCCGATCTACGACGAGATCTTTCAGCAGAGCGAGGTCGAGCACATCCTGGTACGGCACGAGCAGGGCGCCGGCCATGCCGCCGAAGGCTATGCCCGCTCGACCGGCAAGCCGGGCGTGGTGCTGGTGACCTCAGGTCCCGGCGCCACCAACATGGTGACGCCGCTGACGGATGCGCTGATGGATTCGATTCCGCTGGTCTGCATCACCGGGCAGGTGCCGACGCATCTGATCGGCAATGATGCGTTCCAGGAATGTGACACCGTCGGCATCACGCGTCCCTGCACCAAGCACAATTGGCTGGTGCGCGACGTCAACGATCTCGCCAAGGTGTTGCACGAGGCGTTCTACGTGGCGACCACCGGCCGTCCCGGTCCGGTGCTGGTCGACGTGCCCAAGGACGTCCAGTTCGCGGTCGGCACCTACCATCCGCCGCGCAAGTCCGATGTGCACGTGTCGTATACGCCGCGGGTGAAGGGCGATGCGGCGCAGATCCGCAAGGCCGTGGCGCTGCTGGCTTCCGCCAAGCGCCCGGTGATCTATTCCGGCGGTGGCGTCATCAATTCCGGACCCGAGGCGTCGAAGCTGCTGCGCGACCTGGTCGAAGCCACAGGTTTCCCGATCACCTCGACGCTGATGGGCCTCGGCGCATATCCTGCGACCGGCAAGAACTGGCTGGGCATGCTGGGCATGCACGGCACCTACGAGGCCAACATGACGATGCATGATTGCGACGTCATGCTGTGCGTCGGCGCGCGCTTCGACGACCGCATCACCGGCCGCGTCGATGCGTTCTCGCCGAACTCCAAGAAGATCCACATCGACATCGATCCGTCCTCGATCAACAAGAACATTCGCGTCGACGTGCCGATCATCGGCGACTGCGGCAACGTGCTCGGCGACTTGCTGCAGGTGTTCAAGGCGGAAGCCAAGAAGCCCGACATCAAGGCCTGGTGGGCGGAGATCGCCAAGTGGCGGGCGCGCAACTCGCTGTCCTACAAGAAGAGCAACGATATCATCCTGCCGCAATACGCGATCGAGAAGCTGTTCGAGGCGACGCGCGGGCGCGACACCTACATCACCACCGAGGTCGGCCAGCACCAGATGTGGGCGGCGCAGTTCTTCGGCTTCGAGGAACCGCACCGCTGGATGACGTCGGGCGGTCTCGGTACCATGGGCTATGGCCTGCCGGCCGCGCTCGGCGTGCAGGTTGCCCATCGCGACAGCCTCGTCATCGACATTGCCGGCGACGCCTCGGTGCAGATGACGATGCAGGAGATGTCGACGGCGGTTCAGTACGAGCTGCCGATCAAGATCTTCATCCTGAACAACCAGTATATGGGCATGGTGCGGCAGTGGCAGCAGCTTCTGCACGGCAACCGGCTGTCGCACTCCTACTCGGAAGCGCTGCCGGATTTCGTCAAGCTCGCGGACGCGTTCGGCTGCGTCGGCCTGCAGGCGATCAAGCCTGGCGATCTCGACGGCGCGATCAAGGAGATGATCTCGATCAAGCGCCCGGTGCTGTTCGACTGCCGCGTCGCGGCGCTGGAGAACTGCTTCCCGATGATCCCGTCCGGCAAGGCTCACAACGAAATGCTGCTGCCGGTGGAAGCCACCGACGAAGCGACCGCCGCCGCCTTTGCCGGCGGCAAGGCACTGGTGTGA
- the miaA gene encoding tRNA (adenosine(37)-N6)-dimethylallyltransferase MiaA has product MQAGSQSLSKQDLSKQDLRKPVLIAGPTASGKSALALELAQKTGGVVINTDSMQVYRDLRVITARPTPAEEAAVPHSLYGHVDAAVNFSAGAWVADATKVLADARAEGRLPIFTGGSGLYFKALTRGLSAVPPIAADVREDVRARLERDGVEALHAELAARDPASAERLKPRDRTRIARALEVVEATGRSLTDWHREGLPPLLPPGEFAALFIAPERDQLYARIDARFDAMLAGGALDEVAALASRNLDPLLPAMKAHGVPALIRHLKGEITREAAAETARADTRHYAKRQFTWFRHQLPEFEWMAPEVARGWLASVIPGREANPESRDSPGVQLHP; this is encoded by the coding sequence ATGCAGGCGGGTTCGCAAAGTTTGAGCAAGCAGGACTTGAGCAAGCAAGATCTAAGAAAGCCCGTGCTTATCGCAGGGCCGACCGCCAGCGGCAAGTCGGCGCTGGCGCTCGAATTGGCGCAAAAAACCGGCGGTGTCGTCATCAACACCGATTCCATGCAGGTCTACCGCGATCTTCGCGTCATCACGGCGCGGCCGACGCCGGCCGAAGAGGCCGCGGTGCCGCACAGCCTTTATGGCCATGTCGATGCCGCCGTGAATTTTTCCGCCGGCGCCTGGGTAGCGGATGCCACGAAGGTGCTGGCTGATGCGCGCGCGGAGGGACGCCTGCCGATCTTCACCGGCGGTTCCGGCCTGTATTTCAAGGCGCTGACGCGTGGCCTGTCGGCGGTGCCGCCGATTGCCGCCGACGTGCGCGAGGACGTGCGCGCGCGGCTGGAGCGGGATGGCGTCGAAGCGCTGCATGCCGAACTTGCTGCGCGCGATCCGGCCTCGGCCGAGCGCCTCAAGCCGCGCGATCGCACCCGCATTGCGCGTGCGCTGGAGGTCGTGGAGGCGACCGGCCGCTCGCTGACCGACTGGCATCGCGAAGGCTTGCCGCCGCTGCTGCCGCCGGGTGAGTTTGCGGCATTGTTCATCGCCCCCGAGCGCGACCAGCTCTACGCCCGGATCGATGCCCGGTTCGATGCGATGCTGGCGGGCGGCGCGCTGGACGAGGTCGCCGCGCTGGCATCGCGAAATCTTGATCCGTTGCTGCCGGCGATGAAGGCCCATGGCGTGCCGGCGCTGATCCGCCACCTCAAGGGCGAGATCACGCGCGAGGCCGCCGCCGAGACCGCCCGCGCCGACACCCGCCATTACGCCAAGCGGCAATTCACCTGGTTCCGGCATCAACTGCCGGAGTTCGAATGGATGGCGCCGGAGGTGGCGAGGGGCTGGCTGGCCAGTGTCATTCCGGGGCGCGAAGCGAACCCGGAATCTCGAGATTCCCCGGGGGTGCAATTGCACCCCTGA
- the serB gene encoding phosphoserine phosphatase SerB yields MSLVATLICNPVNPALDSTIVDGALAVLPQPGSAQWLFDGVAVDIPFEGQSFNSPADIKAIEARLRQARGDLPIDIVVQPVAFRRKKLFLADMDSTMIGQECIDELADFAGLKAHVAAITERAMRGEIEFEPALRERVALLKDLPVGVIDEVLEKHITLTPGGRELVSTMRAHGAWTCLISGGFTLFTNAVAAKIGFQENRANELKVHDGKLTGEVTEPILGRATKLATLVELRESFDLDEIDTLVTGDGANDLGMIEAAGLGVAYHAKPAVAAAAAARIDYGDLSALLYAQGYRREEFVEG; encoded by the coding sequence ATGTCCCTCGTCGCCACGCTCATCTGCAATCCCGTCAACCCCGCGCTCGACTCCACCATCGTCGACGGCGCGCTCGCCGTTCTGCCACAGCCGGGATCAGCGCAATGGCTATTCGACGGGGTGGCGGTCGATATCCCCTTCGAAGGCCAATCCTTCAATAGCCCGGCCGACATCAAGGCGATCGAGGCCCGCCTGCGCCAGGCGCGCGGCGACCTGCCGATCGACATTGTGGTGCAGCCTGTCGCGTTCCGGCGCAAGAAGCTTTTTCTGGCCGACATGGATTCCACCATGATCGGCCAGGAATGCATCGACGAGCTGGCCGATTTCGCCGGCCTGAAAGCGCACGTCGCCGCCATCACCGAGCGCGCGATGCGCGGCGAAATCGAGTTTGAACCCGCGCTGCGCGAACGCGTCGCGCTGTTGAAGGATCTGCCGGTCGGCGTGATCGACGAGGTGCTGGAAAAACATATTACGCTGACGCCGGGGGGCCGCGAGCTGGTTTCCACCATGCGCGCGCACGGCGCCTGGACCTGCCTGATCTCGGGCGGCTTCACGCTGTTCACCAACGCGGTCGCCGCCAAGATCGGCTTCCAGGAGAACCGCGCCAACGAGTTGAAAGTCCACGACGGCAAACTCACCGGTGAAGTCACCGAGCCGATTTTGGGCCGCGCCACCAAACTTGCGACCCTGGTCGAGTTGCGCGAATCCTTCGATCTCGACGAGATCGACACGCTGGTGACCGGCGACGGCGCCAACGATCTCGGTATGATCGAGGCCGCCGGCCTCGGCGTCGCCTATCACGCCAAGCCTGCGGTCGCGGCGGCCGCGGCTGCGCGGATCGATTACGGCGATCTCAGCGCGCTGTTGTACGCGCAGGGCTACCGGCGCGAGGAGTTTGTGGAGGGGTAG
- a CDS encoding Do family serine endopeptidase, whose product MTAARPALSRSLRLIGLAITLSAASMLVSAPASARGPDGIADIAEKVIDAVVNISTSQTVEAKGGGDRGAMPQLPPGSPFEEFFDDFFKNRRGGGPKGGDKNGDMQPRKTNSLGSGFIVDTSGIVVTNNHVIADADEINVIMNDGTKIKAELVGVDKKTDIAVLKFKPVKPLIAVKFGDSDKLRLGEWVIAIGNPFSLGGSVTAGIVSARNRDISQGPYDNYIQTDASINRGNSGGPLFNLEGEVVGVNTLIISPTGGSIGLGFAVPSKTVAGVVDQLRQFGELRRGWLGVRIQQVTDEIAESLNIKPARGALVAGVDDKGPAKPAGIEPGDVVVKFDGKDVKDPKDLSRVVADTAVGKEVDVVIIRKGNEETRKVTLGRLEDNDKAQQAAAKAKEEPAEKPVTQKALGLDLATLSKDLRGKYKIKESVKGVVITGVDGTSDAAEKRLSAGDVIVEVAQEAVSNAADIKKRVDQLKKDGKKSVLLLVANGDGELRFVALSVQ is encoded by the coding sequence ATGACCGCTGCCAGACCCGCCTTGAGCCGCAGCCTGCGCCTGATAGGGCTTGCGATCACGCTCAGTGCCGCCAGCATGCTGGTGTCTGCGCCGGCCAGTGCGCGGGGTCCGGACGGCATCGCCGACATTGCCGAGAAGGTGATCGACGCCGTCGTCAACATCTCGACCTCGCAGACCGTCGAAGCCAAAGGTGGCGGCGACCGGGGCGCGATGCCACAACTGCCGCCGGGTTCGCCGTTTGAGGAGTTCTTCGACGACTTCTTCAAGAACCGGCGCGGCGGCGGCCCCAAGGGCGGCGACAAGAACGGCGACATGCAGCCGCGCAAGACCAATTCGCTCGGCTCCGGCTTCATCGTCGACACCTCGGGCATCGTCGTCACCAACAATCACGTCATCGCCGACGCCGACGAGATCAACGTGATCATGAACGACGGCACCAAGATCAAGGCCGAACTGGTCGGCGTCGACAAGAAGACCGATATCGCGGTTCTGAAGTTCAAGCCGGTGAAACCGCTGATCGCCGTGAAGTTCGGCGATTCCGACAAGCTGCGTCTCGGCGAGTGGGTGATCGCGATCGGCAATCCGTTTTCGCTCGGCGGCTCGGTCACGGCCGGCATCGTCTCGGCGCGCAACCGCGACATCAGCCAGGGGCCGTACGACAACTACATCCAGACCGACGCATCGATCAATCGCGGCAATTCCGGCGGCCCGCTGTTCAACCTCGAGGGCGAGGTGGTCGGCGTCAACACACTGATCATTTCACCGACTGGCGGCTCGATCGGCCTCGGTTTTGCGGTGCCGTCCAAAACGGTTGCCGGCGTCGTCGATCAGCTCCGGCAGTTCGGCGAACTGCGCCGCGGCTGGCTCGGCGTGCGCATTCAGCAGGTCACCGACGAGATCGCCGAAAGCCTCAACATCAAGCCCGCCCGCGGTGCGCTGGTGGCGGGGGTCGACGACAAGGGCCCGGCGAAACCTGCCGGCATCGAGCCCGGCGACGTCGTGGTCAAGTTCGACGGCAAGGACGTCAAGGACCCGAAGGACCTGTCGCGCGTGGTGGCTGACACCGCGGTCGGCAAGGAAGTCGATGTCGTGATCATCCGCAAGGGCAATGAGGAAACCCGCAAGGTGACGCTCGGCCGCCTCGAGGACAACGACAAGGCGCAACAGGCTGCCGCCAAGGCCAAGGAAGAGCCGGCCGAAAAGCCGGTGACGCAAAAGGCGCTGGGCCTCGATCTGGCGACGCTGAGCAAGGACCTGCGCGGCAAATACAAGATCAAGGAAAGCGTCAAGGGCGTGGTCATCACCGGCGTCGACGGCACGTCGGATGCCGCCGAAAAGCGGCTGTCCGCCGGCGACGTCATCGTCGAGGTGGCGCAGGAGGCGGTGAGCAATGCCGCCGATATCAAGAAGCGTGTCGATCAGCTCAAGAAGGACGGCAAGAAGTCGGTGCTGCTACTGGTTGCCAACGGCGACGGCGAATTGCGCTTCGTCGCGCTGAGCGTGCAGTAA
- a CDS encoding DUF2065 domain-containing protein, whose amino-acid sequence MRSIAFTDFLIGVGILFVLEGLMFAASPAWMRRAMKSALATPDNILRVVGIGSAVAGLVLIWFVRR is encoded by the coding sequence ATGAGGTCCATAGCGTTCACCGACTTCCTCATCGGTGTGGGAATCCTGTTTGTGCTGGAAGGCCTGATGTTCGCGGCAAGCCCGGCCTGGATGCGCCGTGCCATGAAGAGCGCGCTGGCAACGCCGGACAATATTCTGCGGGTGGTCGGCATCGGATCGGCGGTCGCGGGTCTGGTCCTGATCTGGTTCGTCCGGCGGTAG
- the hflC gene encoding protease modulator HflC yields MRSPVAGIASLIVLLVVIIIGYSSVFTVSQTEQVLVVRLGEPVRVVTDPGLNFKAPFIDSVISIDKRILDLENPSQEVIASDQKRLVVDAFARYRIKNALRFYQSVGSIQAANIQLTTLLNASLRRVLGEVTFITVVRDEREALMNRIRDQLDKEADGYGIQVVDVRIRRADLPEQNSQAVYQRMQTERQREAAEFRAQGGQKAQEIRSKADREATVIIAEANSTAEQTRGAGDAERNRLFAEAYGKDPDFFAFYRSMTAYENGLKSNDTRFLLRPDSEFFRFFANPAGHPPAAAAPAAPKP; encoded by the coding sequence ATGAGATCCCCCGTTGCAGGCATTGCCTCCCTCATCGTGCTGCTGGTCGTCATCATCATCGGCTACAGCTCCGTCTTCACCGTCTCACAAACCGAGCAGGTGCTGGTGGTGCGGCTCGGCGAGCCCGTTCGCGTCGTCACCGATCCCGGCCTGAACTTCAAAGCGCCGTTCATCGACAGCGTGATCTCGATCGACAAGCGTATCCTCGACCTGGAAAACCCGTCGCAGGAAGTGATCGCCTCCGATCAGAAGCGGCTGGTGGTCGATGCGTTCGCCCGCTACCGCATCAAGAACGCGCTGCGGTTCTACCAGAGCGTCGGTTCGATCCAGGCCGCCAACATCCAGCTCACGACGCTATTGAACGCGTCGCTGCGCCGCGTGCTGGGCGAGGTCACCTTCATCACGGTGGTGCGCGACGAGCGCGAAGCCCTGATGAACCGGATCCGCGACCAGCTCGACAAGGAGGCCGACGGTTACGGCATTCAGGTCGTCGACGTGCGTATCCGCCGGGCTGATTTGCCGGAGCAGAACAGCCAGGCGGTCTACCAGCGGATGCAGACCGAGCGGCAGCGCGAGGCGGCGGAGTTCCGCGCCCAGGGCGGCCAGAAGGCGCAGGAGATCAGGTCGAAGGCCGATCGTGAGGCGACGGTGATCATCGCCGAGGCCAATTCGACCGCCGAGCAGACACGGGGCGCCGGCGATGCGGAACGCAACCGGCTGTTCGCCGAGGCCTATGGCAAGGATCCGGATTTCTTTGCCTTCTACCGGTCGATGACGGCCTATGAGAACGGGCTGAAGTCGAACGATACCCGCTTCCTGCTGCGGCCGGATTCGGAGTTCTTCCGCTTCTTCGCCAATCCGGCCGGGCATCCGCCAGCCGCCGCGGCGCCTGCTGCGCCGAAGCCATAA
- the hflK gene encoding FtsH protease activity modulator HflK — MPWKNQGGGPWGSGPKGPWGNGPQSVGPRPPDLEDLLRRGQDRLQQLLPGGHFSGMGIALVLIGALAIWGLSGFFRVQSEELGVVLRFGKHVRTVQPGLNYHLPYPIETVLLPKALRVSTISIGMTLIDDPARRGRTMRDVPEESLMLTGDENIVDVDFTVLWRIKPDGVGNYLFNIQNPEGTVKAVAESAMREVVGRANIQPILTGARTTTEASVQDLMQKTLDSYGSGIAVQQVQMQKVDPPAQVIDAFRDVQAARADLERLQNEAQTYANRVVPDARGRGAQILQIAEGYKEQAVAEAKGQSARFLKVYDEYKKAPDVTRERIYLETMERVLGGSEKLVYDGGGNGQNIVPYLPLSELTPRRPAAPTTSQPQQGGTR; from the coding sequence ATGCCGTGGAAGAATCAAGGCGGGGGCCCGTGGGGCTCGGGTCCGAAAGGACCGTGGGGCAACGGTCCGCAATCGGTTGGGCCAAGGCCCCCCGATCTTGAGGACCTCTTGCGCCGCGGCCAGGACCGGCTGCAGCAGCTTCTGCCCGGCGGCCATTTCAGCGGCATGGGCATCGCCCTGGTGCTGATCGGTGCGCTGGCGATCTGGGGCCTGTCTGGATTTTTCCGCGTCCAGTCGGAAGAGCTCGGCGTCGTGCTGCGCTTCGGCAAGCATGTGCGCACGGTGCAGCCCGGCCTGAACTATCATCTGCCCTATCCGATCGAGACTGTGCTGCTGCCGAAGGCGCTGCGCGTCTCCACCATTTCGATCGGCATGACGCTGATCGACGATCCGGCGCGGCGCGGCCGCACCATGCGCGACGTGCCGGAAGAAAGCCTGATGCTGACCGGCGACGAGAACATCGTCGACGTCGACTTCACCGTGCTGTGGCGGATCAAACCCGACGGCGTCGGCAATTATCTCTTCAACATCCAGAATCCCGAAGGCACCGTGAAGGCCGTGGCTGAAAGCGCGATGCGCGAGGTCGTCGGCCGCGCCAACATCCAGCCGATCCTCACCGGCGCACGTACCACGACCGAAGCGAGCGTGCAGGACCTGATGCAGAAGACGTTGGACAGCTACGGCTCCGGCATCGCCGTGCAGCAGGTGCAGATGCAGAAGGTCGACCCTCCGGCGCAGGTGATCGACGCGTTCCGCGACGTGCAGGCCGCACGCGCCGACCTCGAGCGACTGCAGAACGAAGCGCAGACCTACGCCAACCGTGTCGTTCCCGACGCGCGTGGCCGCGGAGCGCAAATCCTGCAGATTGCCGAAGGCTACAAGGAGCAGGCGGTAGCCGAGGCCAAGGGCCAGAGCGCGCGCTTCCTGAAAGTCTATGACGAATACAAGAAGGCGCCCGACGTGACGCGAGAGCGTATTTATCTCGAGACCATGGAACGGGTTCTCGGCGGTTCCGAGAAGCTGGTCTATGACGGCGGCGGCAATGGGCAGAATATCGTGCCGTATCTGCCGCTCAGCGAGTTGACGCCGCGGCGTCCGGCCGCGCCCACGACGAGTCAGCCGCAGCAGGGAGGCACGCGATGA
- a CDS encoding dihydrofolate reductase, whose amino-acid sequence MPWRLKSDLQRFKALTFGRPVVMGRKTFVSIGRPLPGRTNIVVTRDPEFRAAGVVVTSTPADAMAIATGDALRRFATDIAIIGGAEIYAQSIDRADRLEITEVHARPEGDTRFATIDAADWEEVARQRNPAGPDDSADFSYVTFRRRGRH is encoded by the coding sequence ATGCCGTGGCGGCTGAAATCCGATCTGCAGCGCTTCAAAGCGCTGACGTTTGGACGCCCTGTCGTGATGGGCCGCAAGACCTTCGTCTCGATCGGCCGGCCGCTACCCGGCCGGACCAATATCGTGGTGACGCGCGATCCTGAATTTCGCGCGGCCGGCGTTGTTGTCACCAGCACGCCCGCGGATGCCATGGCGATCGCGACCGGCGATGCGCTGCGGCGTTTCGCCACTGACATTGCGATCATCGGCGGCGCCGAAATCTATGCGCAATCGATTGATCGCGCCGACCGGCTGGAAATCACCGAAGTGCACGCCCGGCCTGAGGGCGATACGCGCTTCGCCACAATTGATGCGGCGGACTGGGAAGAGGTCGCGCGCCAGCGGAATCCCGCTGGTCCCGACGACAGCGCCGATTTCTCCTATGTGACATTTCGTCGACGCGGCCGGCATTAA